From one Onychomys torridus chromosome 12, mOncTor1.1, whole genome shotgun sequence genomic stretch:
- the LOC118593850 gene encoding soma ferritin-like, producing MYSLNPFPEKCIDVLNRVVAYHLYVSHVYIEMAYRFMLGKTMPPFAQFFEKQADTKREAADQFLRRLWARKGSRICPPIHKKPNMNEITTPIQAITLAQELEKTLTQDLKELRNLASAHRETDLENFVKPFLDTQRTNEQYLKYQRTSLEGAKPKEQRKPKTEKRSASSGAGV from the exons ATGTATTCCCTCAACCCCTTCCCTGAGAAGTGCATAGATGTTTTGAACCGAGTTGTGGCTTACCATCTGTATGTCTCCCATGTGTACATAGAAATG gCCTACCGCTTCATGCTTGGCAAGACAATGCCTCCTTTTGCCCAGTTCTTTGAAAAGCAGGCTGACACAAAGAGGGAAGCTGCAGATCAATTCCTAAGACGGCTCTGGGCTCGTAAGGGTAGTAGGATCTGCCCTCCAATTCACAAG AAGCCTAATATGAATGAAATAACCACTCCTATACAAGCCATAACATTAGCCCAGGAGCTGGAAAAAACATTAACACAGGACCTGAAAGAGCTACGGAATCTAGCTTCTGCACATCGTGAAACTGAT CTCGAAAACTTTGTGAAACCATTTCTCGATACACAAAGGACAAATGAACAGTATCTGAAATATCAACGTACTTCTCTGGAAGGAGCAAAACCAAAGGAGCAAAGAAAACCAAAGACTGAAAAGCGGTCTGCCTCATCAGGTGCAGGGGTTTAA